One stretch of Geoalkalibacter ferrihydriticus DSM 17813 DNA includes these proteins:
- a CDS encoding MBL fold metallo-hydrolase, whose translation MRFSQILLVFCLLLSSGNTWANTFSYHLEKLEEGVYAAIAQPGSRASSNAIIIEAGDVVVVAGAHFTAEALRDLISAVAMVTVNPIRYFVLCHHHRGFSHIDLDFPPNKDVIMSWQTYQALASEPRATRFPVVFFDQGLTLKLGGRTIILTNMERGHSEGDTVVYLPESGILFTSDLFYNKGAGYLGDGHMQDWILALEFLERLRPEKIVPGYGPVAKRSDLTDFKNYLRAFVSEILFLIEKGHSLTETKKKFSLPRYEDLAGFKQFRDVNIERAYHDLKENVVGSP comes from the coding sequence ATGCGGTTTTCACAGATTCTGCTTGTTTTTTGCCTGCTTTTGAGTAGCGGGAACACCTGGGCCAACACCTTCAGCTATCACCTGGAAAAACTTGAGGAGGGGGTTTACGCGGCCATCGCCCAACCGGGCAGCCGGGCTTCGTCCAATGCCATCATTATTGAGGCAGGAGATGTCGTGGTGGTGGCCGGTGCCCATTTTACCGCCGAGGCCCTGCGCGATCTGATCTCTGCGGTGGCGATGGTCACGGTCAATCCCATCCGTTATTTTGTCCTTTGCCACCACCACCGAGGCTTTTCGCATATTGACCTGGATTTTCCCCCGAACAAGGATGTCATCATGTCCTGGCAGACCTACCAGGCCCTTGCTTCAGAGCCCAGGGCCACCCGCTTTCCTGTCGTGTTCTTCGACCAGGGACTGACTTTGAAGCTGGGCGGTCGCACGATCATTCTGACCAATATGGAACGCGGCCATAGCGAGGGAGATACCGTGGTCTACCTTCCCGAATCTGGAATTCTCTTCACCAGCGACCTGTTCTACAACAAGGGAGCGGGCTACCTCGGGGATGGTCACATGCAGGATTGGATACTGGCACTGGAGTTTCTGGAACGATTGCGTCCGGAAAAGATCGTGCCGGGCTATGGTCCCGTTGCAAAACGCAGCGACCTGACAGATTTCAAAAATTATCTGCGGGCCTTTGTTTCCGAGATTTTGTTTCTGATTGAGAAGGGCCACTCTCTCACGGAAACGAAAAAGAAGTTTTCTCTGCCCCGTTACGAAGACTTGGCAGGCTTCAAGCAGTTTCGCGATGTAAATATCGAGCGCGCTTATCACGACCTGAAGGAGAATGTCGTCGGGTCGCCCTGA
- a CDS encoding DUF1330 domain-containing protein produces MATYLVGHIRIKDAILWQQYVDGVRESLRAFAAEVVFRGAKTAVLAGEHPYEQVVLIHFADQAMLQQWFSSQEYQSLIPLRDRAAEVMIASYEG; encoded by the coding sequence ATGGCGACCTATCTGGTTGGGCATATCCGTATCAAGGATGCGATCCTGTGGCAGCAATATGTCGATGGAGTCCGTGAATCACTGCGAGCCTTTGCCGCTGAGGTGGTGTTCCGAGGTGCGAAGACGGCAGTCCTGGCAGGAGAACATCCTTATGAACAGGTAGTTTTGATTCACTTTGCCGATCAAGCAATGTTGCAGCAATGGTTCTCTTCGCAGGAATATCAGTCCTTAATCCCCTTGCGCGATCGTGCCGCCGAGGTGATGATTGCGAGTTATGAAGGGTAG
- a CDS encoding response regulator yields the protein MKKILIVDDQRDICRLLEVILAQSGRVFSQAQSGEEGVALALAESPDLILMDLMMPGKLDGFEAIRTIRANPQIRQCPIVAMTARMLDASDEERAFAEGAQAYVRKPFMIKDLQELITRLLP from the coding sequence GTGAAGAAAATTCTCATTGTCGACGATCAGCGTGATATCTGCCGACTTCTGGAAGTGATCCTGGCGCAAAGCGGGCGAGTTTTTTCTCAGGCACAAAGTGGTGAAGAGGGTGTGGCTCTTGCTTTGGCTGAAAGCCCAGACTTGATCCTGATGGATCTGATGATGCCGGGAAAGCTTGACGGATTCGAGGCTATTCGCACCATTCGCGCCAATCCGCAGATCCGGCAATGTCCAATAGTTGCCATGACGGCGCGCATGCTTGATGCCAGCGATGAGGAAAGGGCCTTTGCCGAAGGGGCGCAGGCCTATGTGCGTAAGCCTTTTATGATCAAGGATCTGCAGGAGCTTATTACGCGGTTGCTTCCTTGA
- a CDS encoding VOC family protein, with protein MIAKTLSACITTTKVDESRDFYVKHFGAKITFDCGWYVNLRFGNETSELQFIAPQEQGPPACNPAGLMYNFCVEDVDAEFDRLIASGLTPVMPIENHPWGDRGFAVLDPNGVMLYIYSDREPAEEFKQYYK; from the coding sequence ATGATCGCAAAGACACTTTCAGCATGTATCACGACGACTAAGGTGGATGAGTCGCGAGATTTCTACGTGAAGCATTTCGGCGCCAAGATCACGTTCGACTGTGGGTGGTATGTGAACCTACGCTTCGGAAATGAAACATCTGAACTGCAGTTCATTGCTCCGCAGGAGCAAGGCCCTCCCGCGTGCAATCCGGCGGGGTTGATGTACAACTTCTGCGTGGAAGATGTCGATGCCGAGTTCGACCGTTTGATAGCCAGCGGCCTTACACCAGTGATGCCGATTGAAAATCATCCGTGGGGAGATCGCGGATTCGCCGTGCTCGACCCCAACGGAGTCATGCTCTACATCTATTCAGATCGAGAACCTGCTGAGGAGTTCAAGCAGTACTATAAATAA
- a CDS encoding 4a-hydroxytetrahydrobiopterin dehydratase, protein MTESCALAGKSCIPCKGGVPPLSGKELTALAEQLSPEWSVESGHHLTCTYTFKNFKQALAFTNAIGEVAEHENHHPEITLTWGLVTARIWTHKIDGLTESDFILAAKISALEKPTS, encoded by the coding sequence ATGACAGAATCGTGCGCTCTCGCTGGAAAAAGCTGTATCCCTTGCAAAGGTGGCGTGCCACCCTTATCCGGAAAAGAATTAACTGCCCTGGCAGAGCAACTCTCTCCGGAATGGTCGGTTGAAAGCGGGCATCACTTGACTTGCACCTACACCTTTAAAAATTTCAAGCAGGCTTTGGCCTTTACCAATGCCATTGGAGAAGTCGCCGAACATGAAAATCACCACCCGGAAATCACCTTGACATGGGGCCTTGTAACCGCGCGGATCTGGACACACAAGATTGACGGGCTGACAGAAAGTGACTTTATTCTCGCGGCCAAAATCAGCGCACTGGAAAAACCGACGTCGTAG
- a CDS encoding class I SAM-dependent methyltransferase: MDEYTLLIDLHKQGHRQGPGGDAETEKALNLAIADRTAPLKVADIGCGTGASALLLAKLLNARVTAVDFLQDFLDVLKEKAENMGVADRISTLACSMDNLPFADEELDVIWSEGAIYNIGFEKGVADWRRYLKAGGLLVASEITWITGSRPQELQDHWNSEYPEIDVASAKIRILEKHGYSPVGYFVLPEHCWLDQYYRPMQARFENFLDRNENSEKARAIVAAERREIDLYERYKAYISYGVYVAKKMV; this comes from the coding sequence ATGGATGAATACACGCTCTTGATCGACCTACACAAGCAAGGCCATCGTCAAGGACCGGGCGGGGATGCCGAGACGGAAAAGGCTCTCAATCTAGCCATAGCCGATCGCACTGCGCCGCTGAAGGTTGCGGATATCGGGTGCGGTACGGGAGCATCTGCCCTCCTGCTTGCTAAACTCTTGAATGCCCGAGTTACGGCGGTGGACTTCCTTCAGGACTTTCTGGACGTGCTCAAGGAAAAAGCCGAAAATATGGGGGTAGCGGACAGAATCTCGACGCTTGCATGCTCCATGGACAACCTGCCTTTCGCCGACGAAGAGTTAGATGTCATCTGGTCCGAGGGCGCAATCTATAATATTGGATTTGAAAAGGGTGTAGCGGACTGGCGACGTTACCTGAAGGCGGGTGGTTTGTTGGTTGCGTCCGAGATTACATGGATCACCGGCTCGCGACCGCAGGAGCTCCAGGACCATTGGAATAGCGAATATCCCGAAATCGATGTCGCTTCTGCCAAGATCAGGATTCTGGAAAAGCACGGCTATTCGCCCGTTGGGTATTTCGTGTTACCGGAACATTGCTGGCTAGACCAGTACTACCGACCCATGCAGGCCCGTTTCGAAAACTTCCTGGACCGGAATGAAAACAGTGAAAAAGCACGCGCAATCGTGGCTGCGGAACGAAGGGAAATCGACCTCTACGAGAGGTACAAGGCTTACATCAGC
- a CDS encoding LysR family transcriptional regulator produces the protein MNSDDLSVCLHSDLVPMARRRVRDDAVELIETALGRANEVFTEKLVLPLTLGSGHEWRGVIVSLPAAVEIDMFLRHRLFPLQITTGIGRGELGANLSDGLSRMAGSCLMRSRKGLERARRHRGGTFLFSGDPLLDAGANTIFLLLQTLFETWTEKQLEAYLAYRRYGTEAQAAEAVGITQSALHQRLAAARAKTYELASEQLLWFVGNFPAVYPDPSCAEAS, from the coding sequence ATGAATTCTGATGACCTGTCCGTTTGTCTTCATTCCGACCTGGTGCCGATGGCCCGCCGGCGGGTGCGCGATGATGCCGTAGAGCTTATTGAAACCGCGCTGGGTCGGGCGAATGAGGTCTTTACTGAAAAGTTGGTTCTTCCCCTGACGCTCGGATCGGGCCATGAGTGGCGAGGAGTCATTGTCTCCCTACCGGCCGCCGTTGAAATCGATATGTTTCTCAGGCATCGCCTTTTCCCCCTGCAGATTACAACCGGCATCGGGCGCGGAGAACTTGGCGCAAATCTCAGCGACGGCCTTTCGCGCATGGCGGGTTCATGCCTGATGCGCTCTCGAAAAGGGCTGGAGAGGGCCCGACGACATCGCGGAGGGACATTTCTTTTCAGTGGCGACCCTCTTCTCGATGCCGGTGCCAACACAATTTTTCTTTTGCTGCAAACTCTTTTTGAGACTTGGACGGAAAAACAGTTGGAAGCCTATCTTGCCTATCGGCGATATGGCACCGAGGCTCAGGCAGCCGAGGCCGTCGGCATTACCCAGTCCGCCCTGCATCAACGATTAGCCGCCGCGCGTGCCAAGACTTACGAACTGGCCAGCGAACAGTTGCTGTGGTTCGTCGGCAATTTCCCTGCTGTTTATCCCGACCCGAGTTGTGCTGAGGCGAGTTGA
- a CDS encoding ferritin-like domain-containing protein, translated as MAEKIDVQDAVKRSIMTEKNAMYFYTLGAEKMKDAEARKFFELLAREEREHAGQFFSVYKGGEIPDFEAFINTAPSMGEDWLSDLDKTLMAGFNERKAMELAMDKELKLEKSLREMAARIEDPEVKAVFEANAKSTHHHYELIESEYARLMGMVHETDIDTYVRE; from the coding sequence ATGGCCGAAAAAATCGATGTACAGGATGCAGTGAAACGTTCCATCATGACGGAAAAAAATGCTATGTATTTCTACACTTTGGGTGCAGAGAAAATGAAAGACGCTGAAGCTCGGAAGTTTTTTGAGCTGCTGGCCCGAGAAGAGCGTGAGCACGCCGGGCAGTTTTTTTCTGTATACAAAGGCGGCGAAATTCCTGATTTTGAAGCATTCATCAATACTGCGCCTTCCATGGGCGAAGATTGGCTCAGCGACCTGGATAAAACCCTTATGGCCGGGTTCAACGAGCGCAAAGCCATGGAGTTGGCCATGGACAAGGAACTTAAGCTCGAAAAGAGCCTCAGGGAAATGGCGGCGCGGATCGAAGATCCCGAAGTCAAAGCCGTATTTGAGGCCAACGCCAAGTCAACCCACCATCACTATGAGCTGATTGAATCGGAATATGCCCGTCTGATGGGCATGGTCCACGAAACCGACATCGACACCTATGTTCGCGAATAA